ACTCCCGTTAACGCAACCAGAATTGCAGTGACAACCATCATCGCCACAGCACCCTGCTTGCCGCTTTCTTTTTCCTCGCCATAGCCAAGATCCATCAACAAGTGGCGGATACCCGCACAGAAGTGATAAATCAAGAACGCCATTGCAAACAGCGTCGCCAGCTTTCCAACTGAGCCATCAAGTACACTTTTCAACTGAAGGAAATTCTGCTCAGAACTGAGCGAAAAATCCAAAAGCCAAAGCAATACTGGCATTAACAGGAATAACAACACACCGGATATCCGGTGCAGAATCGAGGCTTTTGCAGTAATTGGCAGCTGCATCGCCATAATATCGCCAGGCGAAATATTTCTAGGTCTTTTATCTTTCATAAGAGCTCCGACTCTCCCACACGGAGTGGCGTCACGTCAGCGCGAACACCGTCAGCAAGATACCAATGGGTAAATACAACCAATAAGAATATAGACTGCGTATCGAGACACCCCATAGCACGGCCAAATAGTATCCCAGCGACAGATCAAAACAAAGTGCATATTTGGATATAAAAGCTATGACCTAAGGGGTAGTTATTACATCGAAGACCAAAAAAAATTTGCCTTGCGTCAATGCTGCAATTGACAAAGCGCGCTCCACTCTTATAGTTAACCCCCCAAACATCCCTGGTCGGGTGAGATTTTCGACACCAGAGGAGGGCCATAAATGGCAGAAAAAACGGCTCAATTACAGTTACCGAACGGTGAATCTCCTGTTGCATTACCGATTCACTCCGGAACCCTTGGTCAAGATGTTGTAGATATCAGCAAGCTTGGTGGTCATGGCGTATTTACCTTTGACCCTGGCTTCTTATCGACTGCATCTTGCGAATCCAAGATTACATTTATCGATGGCGGAAAAGGCGTATTGCTACATCGCGGCTACCCCATCGATCAGCTAGCAACCCAGTCTGATTACCTGGAAGTTTGCTATCTGTTGTTATATGGAGAGCTGCCAGACCAGAAGCAAAAAGAGCACTTCACCAGCACCGTTCAGAACCACACCATGGTTCATGAACAGTTGGCTGCGTTCTATAAAGGCTTCAGACGTGATGCCCACCCAATGGCGATTATGGCCGGTGTTGTTGCCGCC
This sequence is a window from Pelagibaculum spongiae. Protein-coding genes within it:
- the sdhC gene encoding succinate dehydrogenase, cytochrome b556 subunit, which gives rise to MKDKRPRNISPGDIMAMQLPITAKASILHRISGVLLFLLMPVLLWLLDFSLSSEQNFLQLKSVLDGSVGKLATLFAMAFLIYHFCAGIRHLLMDLGYGEEKESGKQGAVAMMVVTAILVALTGVWLWL